The DNA region TTAACAACATTCATCTCATGTGTTATTACAACTATAGTAATTTTTAATTTCTCATTTAATTTTTTTAATAATTTAAGTATAGAGCCAGTAGTTTGAGGGTCTAATGCACTAGTAGCCTCATCGCAAAGAAGTATATTTGGTTCATTAGCCAAAGCCCTAGCAATAGCTACTCTCTGTTTCTGCCCGCCGCTTAATTGTGATGGATAAGCATAAGCCTTCTCTTTTATGTCCACAAGCTCAAGCAAAGACATAACTTTATCTTCAACTTCTTTTTTTGAAAGTCCCCTATATCTTAAAGGGTAAGCAACATTTTTAAATACATTTCTAGAGCCAAATAAATTAAACTGCTGAAATATCATTCCTATCTTTTTTCTTTTCTCTCTTAATTCTCTTTGAGATAAAGACATCATATCAACATTATCTATATAAACCTTTCCAGAAGTAGGTCTTTCAAGTAAATTAATACATCTTACAAGAGTGGATTTTCCAGCACCAGAAAAACCTATTATTCCATATATCTCGCCGTCTTCTATTTTTATAGATACATTGTTTACAGCATTAAGCTGTTTATTATTTGCGGTTGTAAATACTTTGCTGACATTTTCTATTACTATCATTAACTATTCCAATTAAAATTTTATTCTATACATTATATAATTATATATATTTCTGTCAATAATAACTATGAAAACCATAATATAAAAACCGTTAAACTAATAAGCCTATAACTAGATTTCTCTAGCTATAGACTTATTATTTATATACTATATTTTACCAAATCTCTTATTTAATTAATATCCTCTCGCTGATTCATCTTTCCATTTTTTAATAACTCTCTCAACCTCATCTCTATCATAAGAAGTATTTTTTACTATCTCATCATATTTCCAACCCTGCTTATACATATTAATAATAATATTCTCTTTCTTATCATTAATTTTTGTAGCAGTAGTTTTACTTCTCTTAGTTAAACTCTTACCAGCATCATTAACATACTTTTCAGCATTATCTAATAGAGTCTCTAAATAACGAACAAAGTATTCAGCTCTCTCAAGATTTTTAACTATATTGTTATCATAATCCTCATACTGCTTCTTCATGTATTTTAAGTTTTCTCTCTGATTTTGTATCTCTTCTATAATAACATTAAGCTCTTCCAACTTGCTAAAGAACTTTTGTACCTTCTCATCATTCTTATCTATCTTAGCCATTTCTCTATCTAAAGCAAACATCTTGTCAGAGAACTCTCTTCTAGTATCTTCTATATCAAGCATAGCAGATTTAATAGTATCTATTCTTTGTAATATATCATCAGATTCATTATCAGCGATATTTACTTTTTCTAATATAGTATTAGCCTGCTCTTCTTTGTCATTGATAATAGCAAGTTTATTTTCTATCTGAGAAGCTATATCTATAACAACTTTTATACCCTCTTGAGTATTTTCTATCATAGAGTTGCTTTCAGCTATTTGTATAAACTTGTTTTGTACCTCTTCAGACATCTCTACAAGCATATTTACTTTCTCTTGAGTATCTTTTAAGCTTTCTTTCTCTTTTCTGATACTCTCAGCATAATCTAATATAGTGTTATGCATATTCTTAAGCTCTTCAAACTCAGACATAGTTTTATTCATATCATAAACTGTATTTTTAGTATCATTTACTAAAACGTCCAATTTAGCTACATCATCTTTAATAAAGTTAGCCATCTCTTCTGCTTTATCAAACACTTTTACAGTATTCATATATTTATCTATATCTTTGCCTATTTTTTCTATTTGTATTTTTAATGTTTCATACTCGCTGTTTATATCATAAGTTTTATCATCAAGCATTTTATCTATAGAGTTCACTACATCATTTAATTTTTCAGTTAAAGAATCTGTTCTTGAATCTAAATCTTTAAGTATAACATTAGTTTTATCTTCATACTTCAAATTAATATCTTCTAATCTAGCATCTATTTCACTAGAATATTTAGCTATATCATCTTCTAAAGCAGATATAATATTTTTCATGCCAGCTAATCTCTCATCATAAACATCTAAATTCGAAGACTGAACCTTTAACATCTCTTCTTTAGCATTTTGTACATACTCTTTAGCATCATTCATGAGTAATGATAAAGTCTGTTCCATATTAGAATTAAGTCTGTCTATATATTTATCATACTTATCATTAGCAGATTCTTCTATATTAGTAATATTCTCTTCAATAATGCTATTAGCCTCTTTAATTTTCTCATTAACAGCATCAGATATAGATTCTCTTAATTCCAACAATGAAATAGAAATATCTTCATACTGAGTTCTCAATTCATCAAATTGATTATTCTTATCTTCTAGAAGCTCATTTATTCTATTAGCAACATTATCAATGATAGAATCAAACTCTACAACTTTGCTGTCTAAAGAAGTTTTAGCATTAGAAGAAAGCTCTTCAAGTCTAGATTTAAACTTATTACCTTCTTCTTCTATATCTTTAGAATACAACTCTATTTTATTTTGTAACTCTAATGCCTTCTCTTCAACTATAGCTTGAAGTTTTTCTATAGAAGGAGAGAATTCATTTTGTAAATTATTCATCTTCTCTTCTACATCTTTTAATTTTTCTTTATTATCTTCTAAAGATTTATTAAACTCTTCTTTAGCATCAATAGCCTTCTCTAAATCATCTAAAAGATTATCAACTGAAGAATGCATACTCTCTTTTGTTGATTCTAACTCGCTATAGAGTGAATTAATTTTATCCTGCCATTCTTTATAAGTATTTTCAAATAAAGCTACAATATCTTCTTTACTTCTCTCTTGTCTGTCAGAATAATACTTTTCTGTTTCAAGATACATATCTTTTAATTTTGTAAGCTCTTCTTCATGCATAGCTTTTACTTCTTCTATGCTTCTCTCACTCTCTGAATTAACAGCATTTCTTAGTTCGCTTAAAAGCTCATCTTGATAAGAAGACATATTATCTCTTAATTCTTTAGCAGTATCATCTAATTTACTATTCATCAATTTGAAAGTATCATCTATTTTATCATTAATAGTTAACTCTACCTCATCTATAGCCTGTTTAACATCATTGAATCTCTCAAACTTCTTCATCTCATTATTAACGAACTCATTTACAATTTTCATTATATGAGGAGTTAAATCATTAGTCTCTTTTAATATACTCTCATTAAATGAAGCAAGTAAATTATTAACAGCCTCTTTAGATTTGTCTAAATGCTCATTATTTTCATTAATAATTTTCTCTTCCATAGAAGCTATATATTCTTCAACTTCTTTTATCTTTCTATTAAACTCTAATTCCTTCTCAGCTATTCTCTCAGCAGCATTATCTGAAGCCTCAATAACAGCAGATGTTAAACTATCTATTTTATTATTTATATTAACATCGCTAGTTTTTACCATCTCAATTAAAGCTTCTCTCTCTTTGCGTACATTTTCTATGTCTTGAGATATTAATTTTTGAGACTGACTTAATAATCTTATCTCATTTTCCTGCTCTTTCAAATTAACCTTAATAGTATCAACTATAGCATCTATCTCACTTTGAGCATTATCTATTCTCTCTATTATAGATTTTACTTTTTCATTTTCTATATCATCTATATGTTTTTTTACTTTTTCAACATTATCAGTAATATCTAATAATATATGAGAAGCACTCTCTTTAATATTATCAACTTCAGCCTCTATAGAATCTCTATAAAACTCTTTAATTTTTTCAGGCTCTGAATAAGCATCTTCAAAATGCTCTATTCTAGCTTCTATACGTTTTCTGAAAGCTTCATTAGATTCCTCAAACACCTTGATAATATCATCTCTCAACTCTTCTGTCATATATTTGAAATCAGCTTCTATAGAATCACCCTTAAAGTTTTCAAGAACATCTAATATCTCTTTCTTCTGTTCATCTATTAAAGAAATAGCATCATCTTTGCTTATTAAATCTAGAGAAACTTTCTTGTTTAGCTCATCTATATTATCAATAATGCTCATCTTCTCATTATTTAGAACCTTCATAGCTTCATCTTGTTCTCTTATAAGCTCTAATATAGTTTTTCTAAAATTAATAAACTCATTAATTAATTTGTTTCTATCGCTTTCTATAGTGTTTATAGCATCATCAGAGTATAAAGTACCAGTTTCATACTTTAATCTAATATCCTCTACTTCTAAAGCAATTCTCTCTCTCTCTTGTAATAGACTATTAGCTAATTCCTCTATAAATGAAAGCTTATTAGCAAATTCATCTCTAAAGTTAGAAATATCATTTGCCATATTATCTCTATAGCTATTAATATTACCAACTACTTCTTCTTGAAGCATAGCAAAATTATTTTTCATATCAAGCTTGTATTGCTCTTCTATGTTTTCGAAATGACCTTCTTCTGATATCTTAGATTCTATATCATCTCTAAATGAAGCAAACTCTTCTCTCAAAGACATTTTCTCTTCAACAAATATATTGCTTATATCTTCTAAAGTTGGAATATCTTTAAGTATTGATTCTTTTAAACTTGATAATTTATTTTCAAAATCAACTTGTTCTTTTGATAAAATCTCAGCTATAACATCTGTAGGAGAATAGTTTTCTTCTAAGTCTTTTCTAAACTCCTCTATAGTTTTATTAATATTAGCTATCTCTTCATCAAATAATTTTGAAACATAAGCTTTATCTGCAATATTTGAAGATAATTTCTCTTTTGTATCATCTATAGAATTATCAATATTGCCTTTATACTCTGACATAAGCTCTTCAAACTTATCTAAAGAAACAGAATTATCTTTTAAACTTTCAAACTCTTTTCTTATATCATTTAAAGCATAATATAAATTAGCTTTTTCTTTATCAATTATCTCATTAAAGTTCTTTAAATATTCATTTTTGAAGGCGTCTATTTTATCAGAGTTAGACATATATTCTACTCTAATAGCAGATTTGAAATTATCTAATTCTTCTATTAATTTATTTTTCTCTTCTTCAAACATATCAGCGAAGTTTTTATTGTTAGAAGTTAATATCTCATTTTTAAATCCTTCAAACTCATTAACTATATTGTTCTTCTCTGAAACAAATAAATCGCTAATATCTTCCATGCTAGGTATTGATTCTATAATCTCAGTTTTAAACTTAGAAAACTCTTCATTCATCTGAGCATCTTTTCTCTCTATAGTCTCATAAACATCTTTCTTAAGTTCATGTATAGAATCGAGCAACTCTTTTTTATCTTTAGCAAGTTCATTAGAAAGCTCTAAAGAAGATATTAAATTATGTTCTACATGTCCGCTTCCATTTGACAAACTATTTTTCAAATTATTTATCTTAGTATCAATAGCTTCTTCATAATCATTCAATACTTTATCTAATCTATTTACATATTGAGTGATATCATTATTCAAATAATGCTGACTGTCTTCTACATCTTTTATTCTATCTTCAAATGCTTCCATTTTGTTTTCAAATGTAGAAAGTTTATCATCAATAAATAATTTTGATTTATCATTAGCCTCTTCAATAGAAACAATTTTGTTTTCTAAATCAGATTTCAAATTATTTATAGTATTTGATATGCTTTCTAATCTTTCATTAGAAGTAAGATTTTCTTTATCTAAGCTTTCAATTATAGAGTTTATACTATCAGCAAAGTTCTTTTCAACATTATCTATTTTTAAATTAAACTCTTCAAATGAATCTTTAAACTTAACCTCTAAATCAGATTTGAAACTATCTGCCTTTTCAGCTATAAAATCAGAATATAATTCTTTTATTTTATCTCCGTCACCCCAAGAATCTTCAAAGAACTCTATACGTTTCTCTAATCTGCTTGTAAAGTTCAAGTTATTATCTTCAATATCTGATAAACTATCTACTATAGAAGATATTTTAGTTTTATATTCTTCAAGAGTACTAAAGATATCATTATTATTAGATTTAAATAACTCGAAACTCTCTTCTATTTTTTTCAACTCTTCAGATAATTCATCTTTACTGATTGTATTATCTTCATAAGAAGAGATTTTATTTACCAATTCTAATTCTTTGCTATTTATAAAATCATTAATCTTACTCTCTGAACTTTCAAGAGCTTTAGATATAGCATTATTTATATTTTCATTTAAATCACTTAATGAATCTGTTATGATATTATCTAAACTTTCCTTACTCTTCTCTATACTATCCATCTGCTCTTTTAATTTCGCATCTATCTTAGAAGAATAATCATTTAAATATACATCAATATATCCTCTATTGGCATCTAATTTAGCTTTTTCTATTTCTAATTTCAAATTATTACAAAGCTCTTCTAATGATTTAGAATTATTCTCATAAGCTGTATTTAATAATTTTGCATAGCTTTCATAATTAGAAATAATATTTTTACCAACATCATCTATATCTTTCATTATAGAAGATGATTCTTCCAATCTATAGCTTTCTATATTTTTTAGCTCATCTTCATATTTATCAATAGCATCAGTGATAATATTATTAAATCTATTAATATCAGAAGTTAATTTACTTTCTAAATCACTAACCTTATCATTAATAGAGTCTATTCTAGATTCTAATGATTCGTTTAATTCATTTTCTCTATCTTCTATTTTCTCTCTAACAGCTTTTACTATATCATCTACAATAGATTCCTTTTTATCATTTGTACTATCTATAAATGATTCTATATTATTTTTTGCTTCTTTTAATTGTTCAAGCAAATTATACAAGCTGTCATCTTTCCAAATAGATATGCCGTTTTCAACTTCATCAATTTGTTCTTTTAAATTTGATATTATCTCATTTTTCAAATTGTTTACTTCTGGTGTAATAGCATCTTCATAAAGCTTTAATATTTTACTTGGGTCTGATAAATTATCTTCAAAATAAGCAACTCTATTATTAATATTATCTCTAAACTCATCATTGCTAGAATTTAATTCATCATATAAAGAATAAAGCTTCTCTTTCTCTTCATCAAAATATTCTTTAGAAACACTATTATCTTCTAAAGTATCTATTTTATATTCTAATGAATACTTAAACTCAGATATCTCTTCAAATAATCTATCAACATCAATTCTTAAATTACCATCAACACCTTCTAAATTATTTTTTAAGAAATAAACTTCATTTTCTAACTCATCAAGCTTATTGAAATCTTCTTTTAATGAATTAAATGTATCTTCTAATTTTATTCTCTCCTCTTCTAACTCATTTAAAGTATCATTATTTTTCAAAGCTTCTAATTCAAATTTAAAATTATCTATTTTATCTAATATAGTATTTTTTTCATCTTCCATAGTATTTTTTATATTAGAAATCATACTCTCAGAATCTGATACTCTATTAAATATCTCTTTAGTAAACATATCAAATGATTCTTCAAATTGACTTTTTAATTCCTCAAAAATACTTGGAATATCTGATTTTTTAGCTTCTAAAATAGTATCTTTGAAATTAGCAAACTCTTCTCTTAATGCTTCAACATGCTCATCGCTTAGTACTGCACTTTCTATACTTAAGAACTTATCTTCAAAAGATTTATTTAAAGCTTCATATCCTTCTTTAAGTTCTGATATTTTTGAATCAATATACTCATAGAATAATTTTTCTTTATCATCTAATTTAGATATCTGTTCAGCATAATCATTTAATTTGCTCTCTACAATAGATATTCTTTCATTTTGATTAAGAGCATTTTCATTTATTTTATTTATAGTATCATTCAAATTAGAATTAAGCTCATCAAAACTAGCTTTTATTATATTATCCAATTCTTCTTTTGCTTTGTTTAATATATCAAGCTTATCTTCTAATTTAGAATCAATATTATTTAAATATTCTTGTAAATACTCATCAATATAATTCTTTTGAGACTCTGCATTCTCTTCTTTAAGATTTTCTAATTCATCTTTTAAATTATTAGAATACTCTTCTAAATATTCATTAATATAATTTTTATCTGCTTCTGTATTTTCTTCTTTAAGAGAATCTAGTTCATTTTTCAAGTTATTAGAATACTCTTCTAATAGAGATACTGAATTATTATAAACTTCTTCTAAATCTTTTACATAATTCTCATAGCTATTTTTAACTTCTTCACTAATTTTGTTTAGAGTATCGGCACTTAACTCTGCACTATTAGCTTCTATAGTGTTTATCTCTGCCTTATAATTATTAACAGCTTCGTTTAAACTATTATAAAAGTTCTCTAAATCTCTGCTTACCTCATTGCTTATCTTATCATCAAATACTGACAATTTATTTTCTATATCTTTAACTCTATCTTCTAATCTGTCATATATAACTTTTTCTTTTGATTCTAACTCATTCATTATAGAAGATAATAGCTCTTCTTTTTTGCTGTCTGTATCTTTTATATAAGACTCAATACTATTTTTTGCCTCTTCCAACTCAGACAATAATCTATTAATATCGCCTTCTTTGTAATTATCTACGCTTGATGACAAATTATCTACTTTAGCTCTTAACTCTTCTAAATAATTTTCAAACTCAAGCTCTCTTTCATATTTAATATTTTCTAACTCTTCTCTTAAGTCTGATGAATACAAGCTTCTTATTCTTGCACTGTCTGACCAAGTATCTTCAAAATACTCTACTCTTCTCTCTAATCTGTCTCTAAACTCTTTATTGTCTTTCTCTAAATTATCAAATAAATCATTTAGTTTTGATAACTCTTCATTAAATAAATCTTTTACTTTGCTGTCATTACTTAATGAATTAATATTATTTTCTATACCAGATAACTTATCTTCTAAATCTTTTCTGTAATTTGAAATACTATTTTCTAACTCTAATGATTTGTTAATAGCTTTATCAACATCTTCTTTGAAACTGCTTAATCTATTATCAAAATCATTTACATTTCCATTAACACTTTCAAAATTGTTATTCAATACTTCAAAGTTAGATGATATTGTATCTAAATTAGCAGATACATTCTCATTATTCAATGATAATTCTTCAATGCTGCCATTTAATTTATCTATTTCTAAATGAACATCATTATATTCTTTTTTAAGTTCATCTATTGATGCATTTATTGAAGATAATAATGAACCATCTAATTCTGATACGCTATCTCTCAATTCATTTAAACTGCTTTCTAATTCATCAAACTTAGATAACTCTTCTCTTATACCATTGAAAGAATCTTCTAATGATAACTTATAATCTAATAACTCATTTAATCTTTCATCATTATGAACATTCTCTACCTCTAAGCGAAGGGCATCTAATTCTTCTAATAAAAGATTCTTATCGCTTGATAACATATCTTTTATATAGTTTATATCGCTGTCTGTATCATTTAGTCTGTTTAATAACTCGCTGCTAAACTCTTCAAATCCTCTTTCTAATTTCTCTCTCTCTTCTTCAAATAAACTATATAACTCATTATTATCACTAACTGATGATACATCGCCTTTTAATGATAAATAATCATCTCTAAGACTTTCCAATTGAGAGATTAATTCATCTTTTTCTTTGCTCTGTAAATCTATTACTTCATCTCTATCTAAAATACTTTTCTTAACTAAATCTAAAGCTTCCTCAAAATCTACACTCAACTCTTTATATTGACTGCGTACTGAAGATATATCATTATCTAAACTGTTTCTTATATTAGATATCTCTTCTTCTAATTTGCTATTAATACTATTTATGCGTGAATCCAATTCTTCTACATAATCTTTATTAAACAACTTGCCAAAATCTTCTTCTAGCTTGCTTAATTTCTCTACATTTGCAAGAAGCTTATCATTAATATCTTTCTCTATTGATATTAATTTCTCTTCTGCTAAGCTATTTACTTTAGATAATGATTCTTCTATGCGACTATTAAGATTTTCAAAAGAACTGTTTAAGATATTATCTAATTCTTTTTTGCTCTCTTCTAATACTAATAACTTCTCTTCTAATCTGCTGTCTAAATTATTTGAATACTCTTCTAAATATTCATTAATATAATTTTTATCTGCTTCTGTATTTTCTTCTTTAAGAGAATCTAGCTCATCTTTTAAGTTATTAGAATATTCTTCTAATAGAGATACTGAATTATTATAAACTTCTTCTAAGTCTTTTACATAATTCTCATAGCTATTTTTAATTTCTTCACTTATTCTATTTATAGCATCTGTACTTAACTCTGCACTATTAGCTTCTATAGTGTTTATCTCTGCCTTATAATTATTAACAGCTTCGTTTAAACTATTATAGAAGTTCTCTAAGTCTCTGCTTACTTCATTGCTCACCTTATTATCGAGCATTGACAATTTGTTTTCTATATCTTTAACTCTATCTTCTAATCTGTCATATATAGCTTTTTCTTTTGATTCTAGCTCATTCATCATAGAAGACAAGAACTCTTCTTTTTTGATATCAGCATCTTTTATATAGCTATCAATATTAGATTTAGACTCTTCCAATCTGTCGTGTATAGCTTTTTCTTTTAATTCTAACTCATTCATTATAGAAGATAATAGCTCTTCTTTTTTGCTGTCTGTATCTTTTATATAAGACTCAATACTATTTTTTGCTTGTTCTAACTCAGACAATAGTCTATTAATATCGCCTTCTTTGTAATTATCTACGCTTGATGACAAATTATCTACTTTAGCTCTTAACTCTTCTAAATAATTTTCAAACTCAAGTTCTCTTTCATATTTAATATTTTCTAACTCTTCTCTTAACTCTGCTGAATACAAGCTTCTTATTCTTGAACTATCAGACCAAGTATCTTCAAAATATTCTACTCTTCTCTCTAATCTGTCCCTAAACTCTTTATTATCTTTCTCTAAATTATCAAATAAATCATTTAGTTTTGATAACTCTTCATTAAATAAATCTTTCACACTGCTATCATTACTTAATGAATTAATATTATTTGTGATACCAGATAATTTATCTTCTAAATCTTTTCTGTAATTTGATATACTATTTTCTAACTCTAATGATTTATTAATAGCTTTATCAATATCTTCTTTGAAACTGCTTAATCTATTATTAAAATCATTTACATTGCCATTAACACTTTCAAAATTGTTATTCAATACTTCAAAGTTAGATGATATTGTATCTAGATTAGCAGATATATTTTCATTATTTGATGTTATATCTTCTATGCTGTTTGATAATCTATTTATATCTGAGTTTAAATTATTTAAATTAACATTGTATCCTTCTAATTGTCTGCCTACATTATCTTTTAACTCTTCTAAAGAATTATTAAATGAACCTTCTAATTCTGATACACTGTCTCTTAATTCATTTAAACTGCTTTCTAATTCATCAAACTTAGATAACTCTTCTCTTATACCATTGAAAGAATCTTCTAATGATAACTTATAATCTAATAACTCATTTAATCTTTCATCATTATGAACATTCTCTACCTCTAAGCGAAGGGCATCTAATTCTTCTAATAAAAGATTCTTGTCACTTGATAACATATCTTTTATATAGTTTATATCGCTGTCTGTATCATTTAGTCTATTTAATAACTCGCTGCTAAACTCTTCAAATCCTCTTTCTAATTTCTCTCTCTCTTCTTCAAATAAACTATATAACTCATTATTATCACTAACTGATGATACATCGCCTTTTAATGATAAATAATCATCTCTAAGACTTTCCAATTGAGAGATTAATTCATCTTTCTCTTTGCTCTGTAAATCTATTACTTCATCTCTGTCTAAAATACTTTTCTTAACTAAATCTAAAGCTTCCTCAAAATCTACACTCAACTCTTTATATTGACTGCGTACTGAGGATATATCATTATCTAAACTGTTTCTTATATTAGATATCTCTTCTTCTAATTTACTATTAATACTATTTATGCGTGAATCCAATTCTTCTACATAATCTTTATTAAACAACTTGCCAAAATCTTCTTCTAGCTTGCTTAATTTATCTACATTTGCAAGAAGCTTATCATTAATATCTTTCTCTATTGATATTAATTTCTCTTCTGCCAAGCTATTTACCTTAGATAATGATTCTTCTATGCGGCTATTAAGATTTTCAAAAGAACTGTTTAAGATATTATCTAATTCTTTTTTGCTCTCTTCTAATACTAATAACTTCTCTTCTAATCTGCTGTCTAAATTATTTGAATACTCTTCTAAATATTCATTAATATAATTTTTTTCATTATTTAAAAGCTCAGTTTCAGATTCATCTTTAATATTTTCTATCTCTTTTTTAACATTATCAAGATGTTCATCTAAAGAAGAAACAGCTGTGTTATAAGCATTATCAAGCATTATAGAATACTCTTCATAATCTGCTCTTATGCTATCTGACAATGATTTTAAATCTGATATAATAGCTTCTTTTTCATTGCTTCTATGATGTTCTATATTTTTTATCTCTTCGTTATATTTATTAGAAGCATCATTTATCATTTTATAAATATTCTCTAAACTGCTTCCTATATCATCATTAATTTTCTTATCTATAGCAGATAATTTATTATCAACATCTATTATCTTTTCATCTATACGAGAGTAAATTTCTCCCTCTTTAGCTTCCAATTTTTTTAGTATATCAGAAAGCAATTCTTCTTTCTTACTATCTGTATCTTTTATATAAGACTCAATACTATTTTTAGCATCATTTAATTGAGATAAAAGTTCATTAATATTTTCATTTTTCCAATCTTCTATACCGCTAGAAATTTCATCTATCTGTGATTTTAACTCATTAATATAAACATCAAATTTTTCATCAGAATATGCTCTAAGATTATTAATCTCTTCTTTTATCTCATTAGCATACATACTTCTAATTTTAGTAGGGTCAGACCAAGAATCTTCAAAATATTCAATACGTTTCTCTATTCTATTTTTAAACTCTTCATTTCCAGATGATAATTCTTTTAATATATTTTCCATTCTGTTTTCTATATTATCAGTCTTATCA from Brachyspira pilosicoli P43/6/78 includes:
- a CDS encoding methionine ABC transporter ATP-binding protein, which codes for MIVIENVSKVFTTANNKQLNAVNNVSIKIEDGEIYGIIGFSGAGKSTLVRCINLLERPTSGKVYIDNVDMMSLSQRELREKRKKIGMIFQQFNLFGSRNVFKNVAYPLRYRGLSKKEVEDKVMSLLELVDIKEKAYAYPSQLSGGQKQRVAIARALANEPNILLCDEATSALDPQTTGSILKLLKKLNEKLKITIVVITHEMNVVKELCHRVAVMNAGNLIEEGNIFDVFSAPKNKITQDFIDTTSNLSKIYDLVEEKNAITSLKENECILRLRYKKGGVIEAFISHISRAFNVDANIIFGNVEFIDESLLGGLVIIMHENEDNGIKRAIDFLKEKNVDVEVIADARVSK